One genomic region from Streptomyces sp. NBC_00582 encodes:
- a CDS encoding lanthionine synthetase C family protein: MSTPTSTASTAAQEIAQLLVTPELLPAEPGWRTQSLSKGAAGVALFHIERAHSGEGSWQTAHSWVTATARDGVSAADDANLLFGAPALAFVLHAAGADGTVRYGPARTGVDTSVTALTHRRVDLAHARIDRGELPAFAEYDLLHGLTGLGAHLLQHATGNDALQRVLTYLVRLTQPLRADDETLPGWWVFHDPQVKQSDAFRGGHGNFGIAHGIAGPLALLAQARRRGVTVDGHDEALHTISTWLDIWQQHADSGPWWPQWITRDQLRTGRPGRSAPMRPSWCYGTPGIARAQQLAAIATTDIARQQMAEHALVCCLSDPDQLSRITDISLCHGWAGLYQTVWRAGRDACTPEVSVHLPALADRLIQQCRAGLGEDIGLLEGNTGLALALHTAARTTPPVSGWDSCLLIK; encoded by the coding sequence GTGAGCACGCCGACCAGCACCGCGTCCACCGCTGCGCAGGAGATCGCCCAGCTGCTGGTGACGCCCGAACTGCTCCCCGCTGAACCGGGCTGGCGTACGCAGTCCCTGTCCAAGGGGGCGGCCGGTGTCGCCCTGTTCCACATCGAGCGCGCTCACTCCGGGGAGGGTAGCTGGCAGACCGCACACTCCTGGGTGACGGCCACAGCCAGGGATGGGGTTAGTGCCGCGGATGATGCCAACCTGCTCTTCGGCGCACCCGCTCTCGCCTTCGTTCTCCATGCGGCCGGGGCTGACGGAACCGTGCGATACGGTCCAGCTCGCACCGGAGTGGACACGTCCGTCACCGCACTCACCCACCGCCGCGTTGACCTCGCACATGCACGTATCGACCGCGGCGAACTTCCCGCCTTCGCCGAGTACGACCTCCTTCACGGCCTGACCGGGCTCGGCGCCCATCTCCTCCAACACGCAACCGGCAACGACGCCTTGCAGCGGGTCCTGACCTACCTCGTACGCCTAACGCAACCGCTGCGGGCCGACGACGAGACCCTGCCGGGGTGGTGGGTCTTCCACGACCCCCAGGTCAAGCAGTCCGATGCGTTCCGCGGCGGGCACGGCAACTTTGGCATCGCGCACGGTATCGCCGGGCCACTCGCGCTCCTCGCGCAGGCTCGGCGCCGGGGGGTCACCGTAGACGGGCATGACGAAGCCCTCCACACGATCAGCACATGGCTCGATATCTGGCAGCAGCACGCCGACTCCGGTCCGTGGTGGCCTCAGTGGATCACCCGCGACCAGCTGCGTACCGGTCGGCCGGGCCGATCCGCCCCCATGCGACCGAGTTGGTGTTACGGCACCCCCGGCATTGCCCGCGCTCAACAGCTCGCAGCCATCGCGACAACGGATATCGCACGTCAGCAGATGGCTGAACATGCCCTCGTCTGCTGCCTGTCCGACCCGGACCAGCTCAGCCGGATCACGGATATCAGCCTTTGCCATGGCTGGGCCGGGCTGTACCAGACCGTCTGGCGGGCTGGCCGTGACGCGTGCACGCCGGAGGTCAGCGTGCACTTGCCCGCCTTAGCCGACCGCCTCATTCAGCAGTGCCGCGCTGGTCTTGGCGAAGACATCGGATTACTCGAAGGGAATACGGGACTTGCCCTTGCCCTGCACACCGCCGCCCGCACCACACCGCCGGTCTCCGGGTGGGACTCGTGCCTGCTCATCAAGTGA
- a CDS encoding thiopeptide-type bacteriocin biosynthesis protein: MRKVVEDSVSPHQVAKSVLEVLAGVPLHQAAARAGMNVGDLSDAAEVYQAAGEHALEAQAEAAQGWYSVSVQFADWSAAEQTALTGLGPQLAQAEKTGALAGWWFLRKYPCWRLRCRPGSAATRADAESAVSKILDSLMTDGLVDRWWQTIYEPESLVFGGPQGMDAAHDLFHADSRGVLDYVRRHHSSAMPGDILGRRELSVLLCCTLFFGAGQEPHEQGDIWHRVEQLRPLPSDAPATRLTAMTSALQVLMKLDTSPSSPLFNKGSALAFIEPWAAAFETAGRRLGDAAHTGALHRGVRDVLAHHVIFAWNRMGLDSRTQSILARAARDTVMNPSTAPLPDTPSSEGS, encoded by the coding sequence ATGAGGAAAGTGGTGGAAGATTCCGTCTCGCCGCACCAGGTGGCGAAGAGCGTCCTGGAAGTCTTGGCCGGCGTCCCGCTCCACCAGGCTGCCGCCCGTGCAGGGATGAACGTCGGCGACCTCTCCGACGCCGCCGAGGTCTATCAGGCTGCGGGAGAGCACGCCCTCGAAGCGCAAGCCGAAGCGGCTCAGGGCTGGTACTCGGTCTCCGTTCAATTTGCCGACTGGAGCGCCGCCGAGCAGACCGCTCTTACCGGCCTTGGTCCACAACTGGCACAGGCAGAGAAGACCGGGGCACTTGCCGGCTGGTGGTTCCTTCGCAAATACCCCTGCTGGCGTCTCCGCTGCCGGCCCGGCTCCGCAGCCACTCGTGCCGACGCCGAGAGCGCCGTGAGCAAAATCCTGGACAGCCTCATGACCGACGGTCTGGTTGACCGATGGTGGCAGACCATCTACGAGCCCGAGTCACTGGTGTTCGGCGGCCCCCAGGGCATGGACGCGGCCCACGACCTGTTCCACGCCGATAGCCGGGGCGTCCTCGACTACGTACGCCGCCATCACTCCAGCGCGATGCCGGGCGACATCCTCGGCCGCCGGGAGCTGTCCGTCCTGCTGTGCTGCACTCTGTTCTTCGGCGCTGGTCAGGAACCGCACGAGCAGGGCGACATCTGGCACCGCGTGGAACAGCTGCGCCCCCTGCCCTCCGATGCGCCCGCCACCCGGCTGACCGCGATGACTTCGGCACTGCAAGTCCTGATGAAACTCGACACCAGCCCCTCGAGCCCTCTATTCAACAAGGGCAGCGCGCTCGCCTTCATAGAGCCCTGGGCCGCTGCCTTCGAGACCGCGGGGCGGCGCCTGGGCGACGCGGCCCACACAGGCGCTCTCCACCGGGGCGTGCGGGACGTCCTCGCCCACCACGTGATCTTCGCCTGGAACCGCATGGGCCTGGATAGCCGAACACAGAGCATCCTCGCGCGGGCGGCACGTGACACCGTGATGAACCCGTCGACCGCCCCACTGCCCGATACCCCCTCATCGGAGGGCAGTTGA
- the fxlM gene encoding methyltransferase, FxLD system: protein METTVTPVTDPAVQHDKLVSRLVDSGHLRTPEVVAAFRNTERHRFLPGVDLQSAFADDAVAIKHDTTGTMLSCISAPSIVATQLEQLGAQPGHKILEAGAGTGYNARLLSELVAPDGHVWTVDVDQDLVDGARKNLAQTGAANVTVALGDGAAGLPEHAPFDRIQFTVGAGDIPVRILNQLAPGGRLVIPMRIRGSISRSFAFERDGQTWRTVSTEMMTFVPLRKGVCDDVRTMVDMAGEGDVRLETYSEQNVDREAIRTVLDQPPAEIYTSVKFRKGDSYEWLYLYLAYVLPSGLSRMPGSRSGLVPNFGWGSMTALDGDTLAYLTKQEGDDEHGHFWQIGVIGHGPRASELADQVATEISEWDKNWGSNSPEPSFRMAVGDARDQLTADESGFVMDKPCSRLVVDWPRRS, encoded by the coding sequence ATGGAGACCACCGTGACGCCCGTCACCGATCCCGCCGTACAGCACGACAAGCTCGTGAGCCGCCTCGTCGACAGCGGCCACCTGCGCACCCCGGAAGTCGTTGCCGCGTTCCGGAACACCGAGCGCCACCGCTTCCTCCCCGGTGTCGACCTTCAGAGCGCCTTCGCCGACGACGCCGTAGCGATCAAGCACGACACGACGGGCACGATGCTTTCCTGCATCTCCGCCCCCTCCATCGTCGCCACCCAGCTCGAACAACTGGGCGCCCAGCCCGGCCACAAGATCCTCGAAGCCGGCGCCGGCACCGGCTACAACGCCCGGCTGCTGTCCGAACTCGTGGCGCCCGACGGCCACGTGTGGACCGTGGACGTCGACCAGGACCTCGTCGACGGCGCACGAAAGAACCTCGCGCAGACCGGAGCCGCAAACGTCACCGTCGCACTGGGCGACGGCGCCGCCGGTCTGCCCGAGCACGCGCCCTTCGACCGCATCCAGTTCACAGTCGGCGCCGGCGACATCCCCGTGCGGATTCTCAACCAGCTCGCCCCCGGCGGACGCCTCGTCATCCCGATGCGGATCCGCGGCAGCATCTCCCGCAGCTTCGCGTTCGAACGCGACGGCCAGACCTGGAGGACGGTCTCAACCGAGATGATGACGTTCGTCCCCCTGCGCAAGGGCGTCTGCGACGACGTCCGCACCATGGTCGACATGGCAGGTGAAGGCGACGTGCGCCTGGAGACCTACAGCGAGCAGAACGTCGACCGCGAAGCGATCCGGACCGTCCTGGACCAGCCCCCGGCCGAGATCTACACCAGCGTGAAGTTCCGCAAGGGCGACTCCTACGAGTGGCTCTACCTGTATCTGGCATACGTGTTGCCGAGCGGCCTGTCCCGGATGCCGGGGTCCCGTTCCGGCCTCGTCCCGAACTTCGGCTGGGGCTCGATGACCGCACTCGACGGCGACACTCTGGCCTACCTCACGAAGCAGGAAGGCGATGACGAGCACGGCCATTTCTGGCAGATCGGGGTCATCGGCCACGGCCCGCGCGCCAGCGAACTTGCCGACCAGGTCGCCACCGAAATCAGCGAGTGGGACAAAAACTGGGGCAGCAACTCACCCGAGCCCAGCTTCCGCATGGCCGTCGGTGATGCCCGCGACCAACTGACAGCCGACGAGTCAGGCTTCGTTATGGACAAGCCCTGCAGTCGCCTCGTCGTCGACTGGCCGCGCAGGAGTTGA
- a CDS encoding ATP-binding protein: MATAVGTAAGVHVNGWIIVAAVAAAGLTVLIAADWLAVRTAAELHRQRSEYSDAVHGWLRHFTSAVDEGRKSISGALEQLDRGERPCAPAFSATQANSDGNPWNEAEAALAQLNEEAWRAVVNGRQAELTQALVYLAGGLTLLLVRALGIVTELTKQVQDPDVLYRVFDVNNLLKRMRRSAGRLAVLGGVKARTLNQPIGLVDLLRGASGEIEKYARVRMHTSTLNVQVPGFAGPDLIHLLAELEENATLCSPPDSKVVVRATRVTAGLSVEIEDRGIGMAQGELDRYNRMLADPQESDLAEQLAQRQTGLLVVAKLARRYGVQVQLQKNLMHGTTALVVVPDKLLLWQGNAEALPQAQPAAHVAALPGPEAAFAGRPGPQPTGGPRPSPPAPAPAGMAALPHRPARRTPAQHTVASAASMATPPRSAPHDTRPRLPQRTPQATAHEPAPPAAPGAAPASLAPPDPAFVSKFAQGVHRAEQAEADSVARPSEGSAS; encoded by the coding sequence ATGGCGACTGCCGTCGGCACGGCGGCCGGCGTCCATGTGAATGGCTGGATCATCGTGGCGGCGGTAGCAGCGGCTGGTCTGACCGTGCTGATCGCCGCAGATTGGCTGGCAGTTCGCACTGCGGCTGAGCTACACCGGCAGCGCAGCGAGTACAGCGATGCAGTACATGGCTGGCTGCGCCACTTCACATCCGCTGTGGACGAAGGACGCAAGAGCATCAGCGGCGCCCTGGAGCAGCTCGACCGGGGCGAGCGGCCCTGCGCTCCCGCCTTCAGCGCGACACAGGCGAACTCCGATGGCAACCCGTGGAACGAAGCCGAAGCCGCCCTGGCCCAGCTGAACGAAGAAGCCTGGCGGGCGGTGGTGAACGGTCGACAGGCCGAACTGACACAGGCACTCGTTTATCTCGCCGGCGGCTTGACCCTGCTGCTCGTACGCGCGCTCGGCATCGTGACGGAGCTGACCAAGCAGGTCCAGGATCCGGACGTGCTGTACCGCGTGTTTGACGTCAACAATCTACTCAAGCGCATGCGGCGGTCGGCCGGGCGGCTGGCGGTTCTGGGGGGCGTGAAGGCGCGCACGCTGAACCAGCCGATCGGGCTGGTGGATCTGCTGCGTGGCGCGTCGGGGGAAATCGAGAAGTACGCCCGGGTCCGCATGCACACGTCCACCCTGAACGTGCAGGTACCGGGCTTCGCGGGACCCGATCTCATCCACCTGCTGGCCGAGTTGGAGGAGAACGCCACCCTCTGCTCGCCCCCGGACAGCAAGGTCGTCGTGCGCGCGACGAGGGTCACCGCGGGTCTGTCCGTGGAGATCGAGGACCGGGGCATAGGCATGGCTCAGGGCGAACTCGATCGCTACAACCGGATGTTGGCCGATCCACAGGAGTCGGACCTGGCCGAGCAGCTGGCCCAGCGCCAGACCGGCCTGCTCGTGGTGGCCAAACTCGCCCGCCGGTACGGCGTCCAGGTGCAGCTGCAGAAGAATCTCATGCACGGCACCACGGCGCTCGTTGTGGTGCCGGACAAACTCCTGCTCTGGCAGGGCAATGCGGAGGCCCTGCCGCAGGCTCAACCTGCCGCACACGTTGCCGCTCTCCCAGGCCCAGAGGCGGCATTCGCGGGGCGCCCCGGCCCGCAGCCGACTGGCGGCCCGAGGCCCAGCCCCCCGGCCCCGGCCCCCGCGGGGATGGCGGCATTGCCTCACCGCCCTGCCCGGCGTACGCCAGCGCAGCACACCGTCGCCTCGGCAGCGAGCATGGCAACGCCTCCGCGGAGCGCACCACACGACACTCGCCCCAGGTTGCCGCAGCGGACACCACAGGCAACGGCCCATGAGCCTGCGCCCCCTGCCGCGCCAGGGGCCGCCCCCGCCTCACTAGCGCCGCCGGATCCGGCTTTCGTCAGCAAGTTCGCCCAGGGTGTGCATCGCGCGGAGCAAGCCGAGGCAGACAGCGTGGCGCGGCCGTCCGAGGGGAGTGCGAGCTAG
- a CDS encoding roadblock/LC7 domain-containing protein, giving the protein MTPDSAKVQPEEVVDQLLNDLAQVPEVTGVLLASQDGMRLAHAGPGMDGKLADRMAAVINGLYSIANGVDDGEGRVEQVLIRKNNWLLFIMSAGNPPAVVARNAGRDPDKVESVLGVLTNTRADEGAVGFAMVNLIRRMGELLATQARVGGALSGGGQ; this is encoded by the coding sequence ATGACCCCCGACTCGGCAAAAGTCCAGCCGGAAGAGGTTGTGGACCAGCTGCTCAACGACCTTGCCCAGGTGCCGGAAGTGACTGGAGTCCTGCTCGCCTCGCAGGATGGCATGAGGCTGGCTCACGCAGGACCGGGAATGGACGGCAAACTGGCGGACCGCATGGCCGCAGTGATCAACGGCCTGTACTCGATCGCCAACGGCGTCGACGACGGCGAGGGCCGTGTCGAACAGGTCCTCATCAGGAAGAACAACTGGCTCCTGTTCATCATGAGCGCCGGGAACCCGCCGGCCGTGGTGGCACGGAACGCGGGACGCGACCCGGACAAGGTCGAAAGCGTGTTGGGGGTTCTGACCAACACGCGGGCGGACGAAGGGGCGGTCGGTTTCGCGATGGTCAACCTCATCCGGCGGATGGGTGAGCTGCTGGCCACACAGGCACGCGTGGGCGGGGCGCTTTCCGGTGGCGGCCAGTGA
- a CDS encoding DUF742 domain-containing protein → MAAASGPAWTVEDTEAPSLYVLTGGQTRPTHDLQIETLLWAETEPPPGQPPEAAQAMALCRERPVAVAEIGALIGLPFQITRILMSRLIDIGALSAVTATNAADLPDVALLKALRDGLLKL, encoded by the coding sequence ATGGCGGCCGCAAGCGGCCCGGCCTGGACCGTCGAGGACACCGAGGCCCCCAGCCTCTACGTCCTGACCGGCGGCCAGACCAGGCCCACGCACGACTTACAGATCGAGACGCTGCTGTGGGCCGAGACAGAACCGCCCCCCGGCCAGCCGCCGGAAGCCGCACAGGCCATGGCGTTGTGCCGGGAGCGGCCCGTGGCGGTCGCCGAGATCGGCGCCCTGATCGGGTTGCCCTTCCAGATCACCAGGATCCTCATGTCCCGGCTGATCGACATCGGCGCGCTGAGCGCCGTGACCGCCACGAACGCCGCTGACCTTCCCGACGTTGCTCTCCTGAAGGCCCTTCGCGATGGACTCCTCAAGCTCTGA
- a CDS encoding GTP-binding protein, which translates to MDSSSSDLGLSPRLGGAKPISIKIVIAGGFGVGKTTFVGAVSEITPLRTEAVMTAASEGVDDLTLLFDKKATTVGMDFGRITFPQLNTILMLFGTPGQTRFWFMWDELTRGALAAVVLVDTRRLDESFPAVDYFERLGLPFLVAVNEFDNASRYDPDEVSSALALPATVPVVLCDARKRADAAGVLGRLVDHALTRSHPPANLLQGAQQ; encoded by the coding sequence ATGGACTCCTCAAGCTCTGACCTCGGGCTGTCACCCCGGCTCGGCGGGGCGAAGCCCATATCAATCAAGATCGTCATCGCCGGCGGGTTCGGGGTCGGCAAGACCACGTTTGTGGGTGCTGTCTCCGAGATCACCCCGCTGCGTACGGAGGCCGTGATGACGGCCGCCTCCGAGGGCGTGGACGACCTCACGCTGCTGTTCGACAAGAAGGCGACCACCGTCGGCATGGACTTCGGCCGGATCACCTTCCCGCAGCTGAACACCATCCTGATGCTGTTCGGCACGCCGGGACAGACCCGGTTCTGGTTCATGTGGGACGAGCTCACGCGAGGAGCCCTCGCCGCGGTTGTCCTCGTCGACACCCGCCGCCTCGACGAGAGCTTTCCCGCGGTCGACTACTTCGAGCGGCTCGGTCTGCCCTTCCTCGTCGCCGTGAACGAGTTCGACAACGCCAGCCGCTACGACCCCGACGAAGTCTCATCCGCTCTTGCCCTGCCGGCCACGGTCCCGGTCGTGCTGTGCGATGCCCGAAAAAGGGCGGACGCGGCCGGTGTACTCGGCCGTCTCGTCGACCACGCGCTCACCCGCTCACATCCCCCTGCCAACCTTCTGCAAGGAGCACAGCAGTGA
- a CDS encoding GAF domain-containing protein: MNPHAPSDLLSATGHDVDWQSHLPEFFDPAAPPVGAFDAFAQQVAKAAGTPYAMLNWVGSEQFFLGLANPAGGELPVVSRTMPLTQGFCPHVVQRRGSLVLTDVLDFDEFAGNSVVDEIGVRVYGGAPLIDERTNHVWGTVCVVGTEPRPRSEGRPLWNLIDHYRDLFMTEFYRRTSS, translated from the coding sequence GTGAACCCTCACGCTCCGTCCGATCTCCTGTCCGCCACCGGTCACGACGTCGACTGGCAGAGCCACCTGCCTGAATTCTTCGACCCCGCAGCGCCGCCCGTGGGCGCGTTCGACGCGTTCGCCCAGCAGGTGGCCAAAGCGGCCGGCACCCCGTACGCCATGCTCAACTGGGTCGGCAGCGAGCAGTTCTTCCTCGGTCTCGCCAACCCCGCCGGCGGCGAACTGCCGGTGGTGAGTCGCACCATGCCGCTGACCCAGGGCTTCTGCCCGCACGTCGTCCAGCGCCGGGGCTCACTGGTGCTGACCGACGTCCTCGACTTCGACGAGTTCGCCGGCAACTCGGTCGTCGACGAGATCGGGGTCCGCGTCTACGGAGGAGCCCCTCTCATCGACGAACGTACGAACCACGTCTGGGGCACCGTCTGCGTGGTCGGCACCGAGCCGCGTCCCCGCTCGGAAGGACGCCCGCTGTGGAATCTGATCGACCACTACCGCGACCTCTTCATGACCGAGTTCTACCGACGTACCAGCTCGTAG
- a CDS encoding acyl-CoA dehydrogenase family protein, which translates to MPTTSPYLTDEHERLREQVKSIADAEIAPRVAGMESRGPHTDRELRPIMGEWLGLLIGSEWGGRDEGHLAKTVAVTEVSRVSGAAGAILQASILGAAPIIEYGSDELRRTWLPAIAASEVWPSIAVTEPRHGSHLLDMDSTARFDNGELVIDGAKEFIGNADLADIHCVVVRTGERGNARGLTAVLVEAERDGVEVVHRPSSGLHGFSVDGLRLDGVRVPESNIIGEVGGGHNVALLSSVVYGRLNLAAVALGIHQQALDVTTRWVSVERERYNGYLSDVKMVRRRLSEMAFRLMQAELAAYHAAYLLDQGQPCDRWLYNAKLVNNRHGVASAEDAKQLHGGHATRVGNPCERILRDIQLINAPAGPDDIQLKYIADDVLEPARHQWSAEHASRRRAA; encoded by the coding sequence ATGCCCACCACGAGCCCGTACCTGACTGACGAGCACGAGCGCCTCCGGGAACAGGTCAAGAGCATCGCGGACGCCGAGATCGCCCCCCGTGTAGCGGGTATGGAGTCCCGAGGCCCACATACCGACCGCGAACTGCGACCGATCATGGGTGAGTGGCTCGGGCTGCTCATCGGCTCCGAGTGGGGTGGCAGGGACGAAGGACACCTAGCCAAGACCGTCGCGGTGACGGAGGTGTCGCGCGTCAGCGGGGCCGCCGGCGCCATACTCCAGGCATCGATCCTCGGGGCTGCCCCGATCATCGAGTACGGCAGCGACGAGCTGCGCCGCACGTGGCTGCCTGCCATCGCCGCCAGCGAGGTCTGGCCAAGCATCGCAGTCACGGAGCCCCGCCACGGCAGCCACCTGCTGGACATGGACAGCACCGCTCGTTTCGACAACGGCGAACTCGTGATCGACGGCGCGAAGGAATTCATCGGCAACGCCGACCTTGCGGACATCCACTGCGTCGTGGTCCGAACGGGCGAGCGCGGCAACGCGCGGGGCCTGACTGCTGTCCTGGTCGAGGCCGAACGAGACGGTGTCGAGGTCGTCCACCGGCCCTCCAGTGGTCTGCACGGATTCTCCGTCGACGGACTCCGCCTCGACGGTGTCCGCGTCCCGGAGAGCAACATCATCGGCGAGGTCGGCGGCGGCCACAACGTGGCCCTCCTGTCATCGGTGGTCTACGGCCGGCTCAACCTCGCGGCCGTCGCGCTCGGCATCCACCAGCAGGCCCTGGACGTGACCACCAGATGGGTCTCCGTAGAGCGTGAGCGCTACAACGGCTACCTCTCCGACGTGAAGATGGTCCGCCGCCGCCTCTCCGAGATGGCCTTCCGGCTGATGCAGGCCGAACTCGCCGCGTACCACGCCGCCTATCTACTGGACCAGGGGCAGCCGTGTGACAGATGGCTGTACAACGCCAAGCTCGTGAACAACCGTCATGGCGTCGCCTCCGCCGAGGACGCCAAGCAACTGCACGGCGGCCACGCCACACGCGTCGGCAACCCTTGCGAGCGGATCCTGCGCGACATCCAGCTCATCAACGCGCCCGCCGGACCGGACGACATCCAACTCAAGTACATAGCGGACGACGTACTCGAGCCCGCCCGGCACCAGTGGTCCGCAGAGCACGCATCCCGGCGCCGCGCTGCCTGA
- a CDS encoding ABC transporter ATP-binding protein, giving the protein MLAQTARMAWAIDRRAVLLLAGCQLAIGVSAAVLLTATSRAMHWILADGEVADRLHHALPALVVIACASAAGRVATALSSYADGRITPRLTTESDCALVAAVCRMEAAARAEDGCADRQEAAEMGVVRSHVMVQDATRFTAAVVRMVSASGVLSVLHPLLLPLLLLAVVPAGVGAVLHARVNYETHYANVGDRNVRQNLRGWATSVKFTDEIRANGMTSYLVFWYRSISERIDARTLAAAPKMLRIVLASSAIGGIFLVATWAGLAWLAASGRIEPSIAATAVVAVQTALAALSQLVIYGAAMFHTSLYLADMGGFLDYAAERAPDRGEFTPSRPVEEIRLDEVVYRYPGKDTPAVAGVSLAVRRGEILAVVGENGSGKSTLTRLLAAIFLADKGIVSWNGRDVADLDPDSLWDLSGLVPQNFAQWPLSVRDNVTLGQPRELGDDLVWRALEEVGLREAVEELPDGLETLLARELWGGTELSGGQWQRLACARALYRRSSLLILDEPTSQMDARGEHAILEEIKTVAAGRITIVVTHQLVNTKIADRIIVMEHGRISEQGTYEELAAGGGLFAELLALSHDR; this is encoded by the coding sequence GTGCTGGCGCAGACGGCGCGGATGGCGTGGGCGATCGACCGGCGGGCCGTGCTGCTGCTGGCGGGCTGCCAGCTGGCCATCGGCGTGAGCGCCGCCGTACTGCTCACCGCCACTTCCCGCGCGATGCACTGGATCCTCGCTGACGGTGAGGTGGCCGACCGGCTCCACCATGCGCTGCCGGCCCTGGTGGTCATCGCCTGTGCGTCAGCGGCTGGGCGGGTGGCGACCGCCCTGTCCTCGTACGCGGACGGCCGGATCACCCCGCGGTTGACGACCGAGTCGGACTGCGCCCTGGTGGCGGCGGTGTGCCGGATGGAGGCCGCCGCCCGGGCGGAGGACGGCTGCGCGGACCGGCAGGAGGCAGCGGAGATGGGGGTGGTCCGCAGCCATGTGATGGTGCAGGACGCCACCCGGTTCACCGCCGCCGTCGTGCGCATGGTCAGCGCGAGCGGAGTGCTGTCGGTGCTGCACCCGCTACTGCTGCCACTGCTGCTGCTCGCCGTCGTCCCCGCCGGCGTGGGCGCCGTCCTGCACGCCCGCGTCAACTACGAGACCCACTACGCCAACGTGGGCGACCGCAATGTCCGGCAGAACCTGCGCGGCTGGGCGACCAGCGTAAAGTTCACCGACGAGATCCGCGCCAACGGCATGACCTCCTACCTGGTGTTCTGGTACCGGTCGATCTCGGAGCGGATCGACGCGCGCACCCTGGCTGCGGCACCCAAGATGCTGCGGATCGTGCTGGCCAGTTCGGCGATCGGCGGCATCTTCCTCGTCGCGACCTGGGCGGGGCTGGCCTGGCTGGCGGCCAGCGGACGGATCGAGCCGTCGATCGCCGCGACCGCGGTCGTCGCGGTGCAGACCGCGCTCGCCGCCCTCAGTCAGCTCGTCATCTACGGCGCAGCCATGTTCCACACGTCCCTCTACCTCGCGGACATGGGCGGTTTCCTCGACTACGCCGCCGAACGCGCGCCCGACCGCGGTGAGTTCACGCCGAGTCGGCCGGTGGAGGAGATCCGCCTCGACGAGGTCGTCTACCGGTATCCGGGCAAGGACACCCCGGCCGTGGCGGGAGTGTCGCTGGCGGTGCGCAGGGGCGAAATCCTCGCCGTGGTCGGCGAGAACGGCTCCGGGAAGTCCACCCTCACCCGGCTGCTCGCCGCCATCTTCCTGGCCGACAAGGGCATCGTCTCCTGGAACGGCCGGGACGTCGCCGACCTCGACCCCGACAGCCTGTGGGACCTGTCCGGGCTGGTGCCGCAGAACTTCGCGCAGTGGCCGCTGTCCGTCCGCGACAACGTCACCCTCGGCCAGCCCCGCGAACTGGGCGATGACCTGGTGTGGCGCGCTCTGGAGGAGGTCGGACTGCGCGAGGCTGTCGAGGAACTGCCCGACGGTCTGGAGACACTTCTGGCCCGGGAGCTGTGGGGCGGGACGGAACTGTCCGGCGGGCAGTGGCAGCGCCTGGCCTGCGCACGTGCCCTGTACCGCAGGTCGAGCCTGCTGATCCTGGACGAGCCGACCAGCCAGATGGACGCCCGCGGCGAGCACGCCATCCTCGAAGAGATCAAGACCGTCGCTGCCGGCCGGATCACGATCGTGGTGACCCACCAGCTGGTCAACACCAAGATTGCCGACCGGATCATCGTGATGGAACACGGCCGGATCTCCGAGCAGGGAACGTACGAGGAACTCGCCGCCGGCGGCGGCCTGTTCGCCGAACTCCTGGCCCTCTCTCACGACCGCTGA